The nucleotide sequence TACTCAATACCTTCCACTTCAATACCAGACTTTGTAATCTTTTCTGCCAATTCGTCTGGGGAAATGCTACCTATATCTACATAATTTTTCAACCAATTTAAGGAAACAAACATGTTTTCCCCTCCTTCTTTACGCTTTGTGGTATTGCTTTAAGAATCGGATATCATTCATATAGAAATGACGAATATCATCTACGCCATACTTCAACATCGCAATACGCTCCGGTCCCATACCGAAAGCAAATCCATTGTACACTTTTGGATCATAGCCCGCCATCTCTAATACGCGCGGGTGCACCATTCCTCCGCCGAGAATCTCGATCCATCCTGTTCCCTTACATACAGAACATCCCTCTCCGTTACAAACCTTACAAGAAATATCCATTTCTACCGAAGGCTCTGTAAACGGGAAGAAACTAGGGCGTAAACGGATTTCACGATCCTCGCCAAACATTTGTTTCGCAAAGCGATTTAGCACGCCTTTTAAATCACTCATACGTACGTTCTTATCTACATATAAACCTTCGATTTGTGTAAACTGATGCGAGTGTGTCGCATCGTCTGTATCTCTTCGATACACTTTCCCAGGACAAATCATTTTTACTGGCTTTCTTCCTTCATAAGCACCCATCGTACGCGCTTGAACAGGAGAA is from Radiobacillus kanasensis and encodes:
- the pheS gene encoding phenylalanine--tRNA ligase subunit alpha, coding for MKERLEELKTEALDKVTNSDTLKDLQDIRVAYLGKKGPITEVLRGMGKLSKEERPIIGELANKVREAISDALDEKKEKLEAEELEKKLAEETIDVTLPGRPVQVGGPHLLTSIVEEIEDLFIGMGFEIKEGPEVETDYYNFEALNLPKGHPARDMQDSFYITEELLLRTHTSPVQARTMGAYEGRKPVKMICPGKVYRRDTDDATHSHQFTQIEGLYVDKNVRMSDLKGVLNRFAKQMFGEDREIRLRPSFFPFTEPSVEMDISCKVCNGEGCSVCKGTGWIEILGGGMVHPRVLEMAGYDPKVYNGFAFGMGPERIAMLKYGVDDIRHFYMNDIRFLKQYHKA